One part of the Corynebacterium aurimucosum ATCC 700975 genome encodes these proteins:
- a CDS encoding glutamate-5-semialdehyde dehydrogenase — MSNTEREEVLSKARAAKAVAPQFAQLPTPRKNEILNRAAENLIAHTEDILAANQLDIEAGRANGMSESLIDRLSLDAARIEGIAGGLRQVASLQDPVGEILQGRTMDNGIQMKQVRVPLGVMGMVYEARPNVTVDAFGLALKSGNVPLLRGSKSAKNSNAKLVELLQDTLMEFDLPREGVQLLPCETHDSVQDLITARGLVDLVIPRGGARLINAVVENATVPAIETGTGNCHFYVDASADLDKAIDMVINGKTRRTSVCNATEGVLIDAALDDASKLRIITALQEAGVTIHSDVKELEAFGVKDAVEATDEEWREEFLSMDICAKVVDGVDGAIAHIAEYTTGHTEAIAAQDADVLLTFANEVDAAAVMLNASTAFTDGEVYGMGAEIGISTQKLHARGPMALPELTSTKWVLQGTGQTRP; from the coding sequence ATGAGCAACACCGAACGTGAAGAAGTTCTGTCCAAAGCCCGCGCCGCCAAGGCGGTGGCGCCACAGTTCGCGCAGCTGCCCACCCCGCGCAAGAATGAAATCCTCAACCGCGCCGCGGAAAACCTTATCGCGCACACCGAGGACATCCTCGCTGCTAACCAGCTCGATATCGAGGCCGGCCGCGCTAATGGCATGTCCGAGTCCCTCATCGACCGCCTGTCGCTGGATGCTGCCCGCATCGAGGGCATTGCCGGCGGCCTGCGCCAGGTAGCCTCCCTCCAGGACCCGGTAGGGGAGATCCTGCAGGGGCGCACCATGGATAACGGCATCCAGATGAAGCAGGTCCGTGTGCCGCTCGGCGTGATGGGCATGGTCTACGAGGCCCGCCCCAACGTCACCGTTGATGCCTTCGGCTTGGCCCTAAAGTCCGGCAACGTGCCGCTGCTGCGCGGTTCCAAGTCCGCGAAGAATTCCAACGCCAAGCTCGTGGAGCTCCTCCAGGACACCCTTATGGAGTTCGATCTGCCGCGCGAAGGTGTGCAGCTTCTGCCCTGTGAGACCCACGATTCCGTGCAGGATCTCATCACCGCCCGCGGCTTGGTGGACCTGGTCATCCCCCGTGGCGGCGCGCGCCTCATCAACGCTGTGGTGGAAAACGCCACCGTCCCCGCCATCGAGACCGGTACCGGCAATTGCCACTTCTACGTCGATGCCTCCGCTGACCTGGACAAGGCCATCGATATGGTGATCAACGGCAAGACCCGCCGCACCTCGGTGTGCAATGCCACGGAGGGTGTGCTGATCGACGCCGCGCTTGACGACGCCTCCAAGCTCCGCATTATCACCGCCCTCCAGGAGGCAGGGGTCACCATCCACAGCGATGTCAAGGAGCTCGAAGCCTTCGGAGTTAAGGACGCAGTGGAGGCCACCGACGAAGAATGGCGCGAGGAATTCCTCTCCATGGATATCTGTGCCAAGGTCGTCGACGGTGTTGATGGCGCCATCGCGCACATCGCCGAGTACACCACCGGCCACACCGAAGCCATTGCGGCCCAGGACGCTGATGTGCTGCTGACCTTCGCCAACGAGGTGGATGCCGCAGCAGTCATGCTCAACGCCTCCACCGCGTTTACGGATGGTGAGGTCTACGGCATGGGCGCAGAGATTGGCATCTCCACCCAGAAGCTGCACGCGCGCGGCCCGATGGCTTTGCCGGAGCTGACGTCTACCAAGTGGGTGCTGCAGGGCACCGGCCAGACCCGCCCCTAG
- a CDS encoding DUF1707 SHOCT-like domain-containing protein, translating to MENPDIRVGDAERSAALEQLSQHFVNGTLGPDEFEQRTGEAAAARTRGDVEKLFADLPELSTPSATTPARRHEAELEDMLARGRKVQMADSVIWSVAMIALFLGLFVFDWSYFWISPVIAFFASWAARGVLKFSESDEELFDELSEGEKKKRAERLRAAAERRRELEA from the coding sequence ATGGAGAACCCCGATATCCGCGTTGGTGATGCTGAGCGTTCAGCGGCCCTGGAACAACTGAGCCAGCACTTCGTCAACGGCACGTTAGGCCCCGATGAATTCGAGCAGCGTACCGGTGAGGCCGCCGCGGCGCGCACACGCGGGGACGTCGAAAAGCTCTTTGCGGACCTGCCGGAGCTTTCCACCCCCAGCGCCACAACCCCCGCACGCCGCCACGAGGCGGAGTTGGAGGATATGCTCGCCCGCGGACGCAAGGTCCAGATGGCGGATTCTGTCATTTGGTCGGTGGCGATGATCGCGCTCTTCCTGGGCCTCTTCGTCTTCGACTGGAGTTATTTCTGGATCTCGCCCGTCATCGCGTTCTTCGCTTCCTGGGCTGCGCGCGGGGTGTTGAAGTTCAGCGAATCAGATGAAGAGCTCTTCGATGAGCTTTCCGAAGGAGAAAAGAAAAAGCGCGCCGAGCGCCTGCGTGCCGCCGCCGAGCGCCGCCGCGAGCTCGAGGCCTAA
- a CDS encoding D-isomer specific 2-hydroxyacid dehydrogenase family protein yields MKYAIEPHPWEETIEVLDAAGFERAPLDEASFLIYTGNGTDFPDPLPENIGFVQIPSAGVDHVLDAMKTTTVPWSNAAGVYDNTVAESTIALLLAQLHAHRRVNGTFDSYAEMEAHTSYLYDDKTVAIIGAGGIGKRLISMLSGFGPRLIAVNRSGNPVEGAEETYPISQVEKVWPKADYFVLIAPLTPETRHMVDAEAFKQMPEHAVVVNVGRGPLIKTEDLVAALEAGEIAGGALDVTDPEPLPEDHPLWQDKRVVITPHIANTQRSVREKIGAHTIKVAKAFAAGEELPTLVDPKAGY; encoded by the coding sequence ATGAAGTACGCCATCGAACCGCACCCCTGGGAGGAAACCATCGAGGTGCTCGATGCCGCGGGCTTTGAGCGCGCCCCGCTTGATGAAGCCTCCTTCCTCATCTACACAGGCAACGGCACTGATTTCCCGGACCCGCTGCCGGAGAACATCGGTTTTGTGCAGATTCCTTCGGCGGGCGTGGATCATGTCTTGGATGCTATGAAGACGACCACCGTGCCGTGGTCGAACGCCGCCGGCGTCTATGACAACACGGTGGCGGAATCCACCATCGCGCTGCTTTTGGCGCAGCTGCACGCGCACCGCCGCGTCAACGGCACGTTTGATTCCTATGCAGAGATGGAGGCGCACACTTCCTATCTCTACGACGATAAGACGGTGGCCATTATTGGTGCGGGTGGCATTGGCAAGCGTCTGATCAGCATGCTCTCCGGTTTCGGGCCGCGCCTCATCGCGGTCAACCGCTCCGGCAACCCGGTCGAGGGTGCGGAGGAGACCTACCCGATTTCCCAGGTGGAGAAGGTGTGGCCGAAGGCAGATTACTTCGTCCTTATCGCTCCGCTGACCCCGGAGACCCGCCACATGGTGGACGCGGAGGCTTTTAAGCAGATGCCGGAGCATGCCGTGGTGGTTAACGTGGGCCGCGGCCCGCTCATCAAGACCGAGGACCTCGTTGCGGCACTGGAGGCAGGGGAGATCGCGGGTGGGGCACTCGACGTCACCGACCCTGAACCGCTGCCAGAGGATCACCCGCTGTGGCAGGATAAGCGCGTGGTTATTACCCCGCACATTGCTAATACGCAGCGCTCCGTGCGTGAGAAGATTGGCGCGCACACCATCAAGGTGGCCAAGGCTTTCGCGGCGGGGGAGGAGCTGCCTACTCTGGTTGACCCGAAGGCAGGCTATTAA